From one Dermacentor silvarum isolate Dsil-2018 chromosome 3, BIME_Dsil_1.4, whole genome shotgun sequence genomic stretch:
- the LOC119444355 gene encoding uncharacterized protein LOC119444355 — MDQCLVTILLSVRKLRAKNGSSDVPGPSHSTAEETDSAEDEEDDYLEEETDDGSSENTAEALCPPVYQGVRSAPYGHPPTFPPAIQHLPQFPANFMASAAANIMASSAANIMASSAANIMASSAAAKPDDDYDS, encoded by the exons CCAATGTCTGGTCACTATTTTGCTCAGTGTCCGAAAGCTGCGGGCCAAGAATGGAAGCAGCGATGTGCCGGGACCCAGTCACTCCACTGCGGAGGAGACGGACAGTGCCGAAGACGAGGAGGACGACTACTTGGAAGAG GAGACAGACGACGGGAGCAGTGAAAACACAGCCGAGGCTCTGTGTCCGCCAGTCTATCAGGGCGTTCGGAGTGCTCCTTACGGCCACCCCCCAAC ATTTCCACCTGCCATCCAACACCTACCCCAGTTTCCAGCAAACTTCATGGCCAGTGCAGCAGCAAACATCATGGCCAGTTCAGCGGCGAACATCATGGCCAGCTCAGCAGCAAACATCATGGCCAGTTCAGCAGCAGCGAAGCCAGACGACGACTATGATTCTTGA
- the LOC119445441 gene encoding LOW QUALITY PROTEIN: probable GDP-L-fucose synthase (The sequence of the model RefSeq protein was modified relative to this genomic sequence to represent the inferred CDS: substituted 2 bases at 2 genomic stop codons), translating into MASTEEKVILVTGGTGLVGKAIETVVNEEKKSGERWVFVSSKDADLTNKQATEALFAKHKPTHVIHLAAMVGGLFRNMKYNLDFLRTTSXXNDNVLHTSFETGVQKVVSCLSTCIFPDKTTYPMTRLCNYWLYHATSKAAQEQHLGAARVAGAATSKDSCTSSRTKRSSV; encoded by the exons ATGGCGTCGACCGAAGAGAAAGTGATCCTAGTGACCGGCGGAACGGGGCTCGTTGGAAAGGCCATCGAGACCGTTgtcaacgaagaaaaaaagagcGGAGAGCGCTGGGTGTTTGTGTCTTCGAAAGACGCCGATCTCAC GAACAAGCAGGCAACAGAGGCCCTTTTTGCCAAGCACAAGCCCACACATGTCATTCATTTAGCAGCCATGGTTGGCGGTCTCTTCCGGAATATGAAGTACAACCTTGACTTCTTG AGAACAACATCCTGATAAAACGACAATGTCCTGCACACAAGCTTCGAAACGGGCGTTCAGAAAGTTGTCTCATGTCTTTCCACCTGCATATTCCCGGACAAAACAACGTACCCCATGACGAGACTATG CAATTACTGGCTCTACCATGCCACCAGCAAAGCGGCCCAGGAACAGCACCTTGGTGCTGCCCGAGTTGCAGGAGCGGCAACATCAAAGGACAGCTGCACTTCTTCAAGAACAAAACGAAGTTCTGTTTGA